From a region of the Agromyces ramosus genome:
- a CDS encoding NAD-dependent epimerase/dehydratase family protein — protein MRIVIVGATGNIGTAILRRLHGGGDRPDRDTAGPAAAADTHELVGVARRLPDATVAPYSGVEWHRADVAAPDAVERLTAILAGADAVVHLAWLLQPNHRERELWATNVVGQRNLLAAAASAGVPHVIVSSSVGAYSRGPKGSRVGEDWPTGGVHTSHYSRHKAANERAMDEFEARHPQILVARVRPGLVFQHDAASSVGRLFIGGLVPKRWLGRVRLPMLAVPVQVVSQAVHADDLADAFARIIEQRAGGAFNVAGEPVLDPVALGEVFGARRVVPLRRAVLRAIVSVTWMLRLQASDPGWIDIATNVPVMSTARARSVLGWEPRRSSTSALRELLDGMGEGARVAASPPLSR, from the coding sequence ATGCGCATCGTCATCGTTGGAGCGACCGGCAACATCGGCACCGCGATACTGCGCCGACTGCACGGAGGCGGCGATCGCCCGGACCGCGACACCGCCGGCCCTGCGGCGGCTGCCGACACTCACGAGCTCGTCGGCGTCGCCCGCCGCCTGCCCGATGCGACGGTCGCCCCGTACTCCGGCGTCGAATGGCACCGAGCGGATGTCGCCGCGCCCGACGCGGTCGAGCGGCTCACCGCCATCCTCGCCGGCGCCGATGCGGTCGTGCACCTGGCCTGGCTGCTGCAGCCGAACCACCGGGAGCGGGAGCTGTGGGCGACGAACGTCGTCGGGCAACGCAACCTGCTGGCCGCCGCGGCATCCGCCGGGGTGCCGCACGTGATCGTCTCGTCATCGGTGGGTGCGTACAGTCGCGGGCCGAAGGGCTCGCGCGTCGGCGAGGACTGGCCGACCGGCGGCGTGCACACCTCGCACTACAGCCGGCACAAGGCCGCGAACGAGCGGGCGATGGACGAGTTCGAGGCACGGCATCCGCAGATCTTGGTCGCTCGCGTGCGCCCGGGGCTCGTGTTCCAACACGACGCGGCGAGCTCGGTCGGGCGGCTGTTCATCGGCGGGCTCGTGCCGAAACGCTGGCTCGGGCGGGTGCGGCTGCCGATGCTGGCCGTTCCGGTGCAGGTGGTGTCGCAGGCGGTGCACGCCGATGACCTCGCCGACGCGTTCGCGCGCATCATCGAACAACGTGCCGGCGGGGCGTTCAATGTTGCGGGCGAGCCGGTGCTCGATCCCGTGGCGCTCGGCGAGGTCTTCGGGGCGCGACGGGTCGTGCCGCTGCGGCGCGCGGTGCTGCGGGCGATCGTGTCAGTGACGTGGATGCTCCGCCTGCAGGCATCCGACCCGGGCTGGATCGACATCGCGACGAACGTGCCGGTGATGTCGACCGCGCGCGCCCGCTCGGTGCTCGGGTGGGAGCCGCGCCGCAGCTCGACCTCGGCGCTGCGGGAGCTGCTCGATGGGATGGGCGAGGGCGCGCGGGTGGCGGCGTCGCCGCCGTTGTCGCGCTGA
- a CDS encoding FAD-binding oxidoreductase: protein MAVAVDAAAYRELESGFTGELVRPTDASFERLRKVWNGSIDRHPALIARCAGADDIAAATQFARRTGLPIAVRGGGHSFPGLSVCDDGIVIDLAPMKGTTVDPEARTVRVQAGALLGELDRATQPFGLAVPSGIVTHTGVAGLTLGGGIGWVMRKHGLSIDQLSSVELITAEGERVIASEAENDDLFWGVRGGGGNFGIVTAFDFNLCEVGPTVVAGPIFWPIEQSPQVLRFYRDWIADAPDELMTIVMHRKAPPLPFVPPELHGKLIVGVVCCYTGPVEEGERVVRPIKDFGSPVLDLCVPKPFVDHQAMFDPSFPPGRWYYFRSCDVAELTDEVIDITVEHTRRIQSPLTSFPIWQLGGAVARVGDGETAFNGRGGGHTFNINAATETAEGFDVEREWVRDFWSALKPFHTSVYTNFLMEEGEERIRQAYGPEKYDRLKALKRKYDPGNLFRLNQNIPPD from the coding sequence ATGGCCGTGGCGGTCGATGCAGCCGCGTACAGGGAACTCGAATCCGGGTTCACTGGTGAGCTGGTGCGGCCGACCGACGCCTCCTTCGAGAGGCTCCGGAAGGTCTGGAACGGCTCGATCGATCGCCATCCTGCCCTGATCGCTCGGTGCGCCGGAGCTGACGACATCGCAGCTGCGACGCAGTTCGCACGCCGCACTGGCCTCCCCATCGCCGTTCGCGGCGGCGGTCACAGCTTTCCCGGGCTCTCGGTGTGCGACGACGGAATCGTGATCGACCTCGCGCCGATGAAGGGCACCACCGTCGATCCCGAGGCGCGCACGGTACGCGTGCAGGCCGGGGCGCTGCTCGGCGAGCTCGATCGTGCGACGCAACCCTTCGGGCTCGCGGTGCCGAGCGGCATCGTCACGCACACCGGCGTGGCCGGCCTCACGCTCGGCGGCGGCATCGGGTGGGTCATGCGAAAGCACGGCCTGAGCATCGACCAGCTGTCGTCGGTCGAGCTCATCACCGCCGAAGGCGAGCGCGTCATCGCGAGCGAGGCCGAGAACGACGATCTCTTCTGGGGAGTGCGCGGTGGCGGAGGCAACTTCGGCATCGTCACCGCGTTCGACTTCAACCTCTGCGAGGTCGGCCCGACCGTCGTCGCCGGGCCCATCTTCTGGCCCATCGAGCAGTCGCCGCAGGTTCTCCGCTTCTATCGCGATTGGATCGCCGACGCGCCTGACGAGCTGATGACCATCGTGATGCATCGCAAGGCGCCGCCGCTCCCGTTCGTTCCCCCCGAGCTGCACGGCAAGCTCATCGTCGGTGTGGTCTGCTGCTACACGGGGCCGGTCGAGGAGGGCGAGCGCGTCGTGCGCCCCATCAAGGACTTCGGTTCACCGGTGCTCGACCTCTGCGTGCCGAAGCCCTTCGTCGACCATCAGGCGATGTTCGACCCCTCCTTCCCGCCCGGTCGCTGGTACTACTTCCGCTCTTGCGACGTAGCCGAGCTGACCGACGAGGTCATCGACATCACTGTCGAACACACGAGGCGCATCCAGTCGCCGCTGACGAGCTTCCCCATCTGGCAGCTCGGCGGCGCGGTGGCGAGGGTCGGCGATGGCGAGACCGCGTTCAACGGCCGCGGCGGCGGGCACACCTTCAACATCAACGCGGCAACAGAGACGGCCGAAGGCTTCGATGTCGAACGCGAATGGGTCCGCGATTTCTGGTCGGCCCTGAAGCCCTTCCACACGAGCGTCTACACGAACTTCCTCATGGAGGAGGGCGAGGAACGCATCCGCCAGGCCTACGGGCCGGAGAAGTACGACCGCCTCAAGGCGCTCAAGCGCAAGTACGACCCCGGCAACCTCTTCCGGCTCAACCAGAACATCCCGCCGGACTGA
- a CDS encoding DUF1876 domain-containing protein produces the protein MDATKHWSITVDIDEEDDTTLANVSLRTPAGRDVTGVGQAQRNPHDPSVPEIGDELAVARALRNLAERLLHTTEKDIKGATGESAHLHR, from the coding sequence ATGGATGCGACGAAGCACTGGAGCATCACTGTCGACATCGACGAAGAAGACGACACCACGCTGGCGAACGTCAGCCTGCGCACGCCCGCGGGTCGGGATGTGACCGGCGTCGGCCAAGCGCAGCGCAACCCGCACGATCCGAGCGTGCCCGAGATCGGCGACGAGCTCGCGGTGGCACGCGCGTTGCGCAACCTCGCCGAGCGACTGCTGCACACGACGGAGAAGGACATCAAAGGCGCCACCGGGGAGTCGGCGCACCTGCACCGATAA
- a CDS encoding DUF3482 domain-containing protein — protein MSDDAASAGPDRAPDVPGLDAGAVSLSLISHTNAGKTTLARTLLGRDVGEVRDAPHVTAESTPFPLVQTTEGDLLTLWDTPGFGDSVRLARRLRQDRNPIGWFLSQVWDRYQDRALWLSQLAVRNVAEQADVVLYLVNAAEAPADAGYLAPELEVLEWIGKPVLVLLNQTGPPRERAAEEADAARWRAALGPSTNVRDVLAFDAFARCWVQEFTLFDAIEPLVPDASRSAFARLSAAWRDLRMGEFDAAMSALAGPIARAAADRVTLTPPSSSESLAKRVGGSLGLPSPARSQARTDAAEQLSARLQADLRQGMERLIAIHRLEGRAADEVLERVAGDIHVDEPLDATRTAALGGVVSGALTGLGADLMAGGLTFGAGMVAGAILGALGGAGVAQGVNVVRGRSESSLRWEEAFLDGLVTSALLRYLAVAHYGRGRGAWREGEYPPHWRPMVVEAVVAERDRLAVIWGRRGEGDEPLRLELEEVLGDLPLELLDALYPGALDDDRGSDTTTM, from the coding sequence ATGAGCGACGACGCGGCATCCGCTGGGCCCGATCGCGCGCCCGACGTGCCCGGCCTCGACGCTGGCGCTGTCTCGCTCTCCCTCATCTCGCACACCAACGCGGGCAAGACGACGCTCGCGCGCACGCTGCTCGGACGCGACGTCGGCGAGGTGCGCGACGCCCCGCACGTGACCGCCGAGTCGACGCCGTTCCCGCTCGTGCAGACGACCGAGGGCGACCTGCTCACGCTGTGGGACACCCCCGGCTTCGGCGACAGCGTGCGGCTCGCGCGCCGGCTGCGGCAGGACCGTAACCCCATCGGCTGGTTCCTGTCGCAGGTGTGGGACCGCTACCAAGACCGCGCGCTCTGGCTCAGCCAGCTCGCGGTGCGCAACGTCGCCGAGCAGGCCGACGTCGTGCTCTACCTCGTGAACGCGGCCGAGGCGCCAGCCGACGCCGGCTACCTCGCCCCCGAGCTCGAGGTGCTCGAGTGGATCGGCAAGCCCGTGCTTGTGCTGCTCAACCAGACCGGGCCGCCGCGCGAGCGGGCGGCCGAAGAGGCGGATGCCGCGCGCTGGCGTGCCGCGCTCGGCCCCTCGACCAACGTGCGCGACGTGCTCGCCTTCGACGCCTTCGCGCGCTGCTGGGTGCAGGAGTTCACGCTGTTCGACGCGATCGAACCGCTGGTTCCGGATGCCTCGCGGTCGGCCTTCGCACGGCTCTCAGCCGCCTGGCGCGACCTGCGCATGGGCGAGTTCGACGCGGCGATGTCCGCGCTCGCCGGACCGATCGCGCGCGCCGCCGCCGATCGCGTGACGCTGACCCCTCCGTCGTCGTCGGAATCGCTCGCGAAGCGGGTCGGCGGGTCGCTGGGACTGCCGAGCCCGGCACGATCCCAGGCGCGAACGGATGCCGCGGAGCAGCTGAGCGCCCGCCTGCAGGCCGACCTGCGGCAGGGCATGGAGCGGCTCATCGCGATCCACCGCCTCGAGGGGCGGGCCGCCGACGAGGTGCTCGAGCGCGTCGCCGGCGACATCCACGTCGACGAGCCGCTCGACGCGACCCGCACGGCCGCGCTGGGCGGCGTGGTCTCGGGCGCGCTCACCGGCCTCGGCGCCGACCTGATGGCCGGCGGTCTCACCTTCGGTGCAGGCATGGTCGCCGGCGCCATCCTCGGTGCGCTCGGCGGCGCGGGCGTGGCGCAGGGCGTCAACGTCGTGCGCGGACGGAGCGAGTCGAGCCTGCGCTGGGAGGAGGCGTTCCTCGACGGGCTCGTGACCTCGGCGCTGCTGCGCTACCTCGCCGTCGCGCACTACGGGCGCGGGCGCGGCGCGTGGCGCGAGGGCGAGTACCCGCCGCACTGGCGGCCGATGGTCGTCGAGGCGGTCGTCGCCGAGCGGGATCGGCTCGCGGTGATCTGGGGCCGACGCGGCGAGGGCGATGAGCCGCTTCGGCTCGAGCTCGAGGAGGTGCTCGGTGATCTTCCGCTCGAGCTGCTCGATGCGCTCTACCCGGGCGCGCTCGACGATGACCGTGGCTCGGACACGACCACGATGTGA
- a CDS encoding DUF2868 domain-containing protein has protein sequence MDESGALETTAARAVETADRDRVLWSDADREWASRAAASIVGERASADEFLSRRAQLVLERIGTRQPAVTRTVRGIRWRPWVGVVTVVAAFLFGLLIDRIGGGSSINLLAPPVFALVAWNLLVYLWLLVRPVVLGRGAAGPVRGLVIRVASVRASGDTSRSDAPTAARRTVLAALPRDWARVAAPLYGARAARVLHLAAAATALGVIAGLYLRGIAFEYRASWESTFLGAEQVRALLAVTFAPGSWVTGIPVPDVAAIEAIRAPESENAAMWMHLMAATVALVVIVPRLVLALVAGLVERRRAKRVALPLDEPYYRRLVAAWVGEPARVRVIPYSYTLTPEARAGLEAVLARAYGNAAPTIDAPLAWGDDVEQSQAMDAAGTEFAAAGEIRLPLFSLTATPEEDAHGAFLTALGAGGGAGRAAASGTTVVLVDESAFLARWGDDARRRDERRAAWRELLEAHGSVPVFVDLDEPDLAAAEAELAAAASGHDGGSGATPDARGRT, from the coding sequence ATGGACGAGTCGGGCGCCCTCGAGACGACCGCGGCGCGCGCCGTTGAGACGGCCGACCGCGATCGCGTGCTGTGGTCCGACGCCGACCGCGAGTGGGCGAGCCGTGCGGCGGCGTCCATCGTGGGGGAGCGGGCGAGCGCCGACGAGTTCCTGAGCCGGCGCGCGCAGCTCGTGCTCGAGCGCATCGGCACGCGCCAGCCTGCCGTGACGCGCACGGTACGCGGCATCCGGTGGCGGCCGTGGGTGGGCGTCGTGACGGTGGTGGCCGCGTTCCTGTTCGGCCTGCTCATCGACCGCATCGGGGGCGGGTCGAGCATCAACCTGCTGGCGCCGCCGGTGTTCGCGCTCGTCGCGTGGAATCTGCTCGTGTACCTCTGGCTGCTCGTGCGCCCGGTGGTACTCGGGCGCGGGGCGGCCGGCCCGGTGCGGGGGCTGGTCATCCGGGTCGCGTCGGTGCGGGCATCCGGTGACACCAGCCGATCGGATGCCCCGACCGCTGCCCGGCGCACCGTGCTCGCCGCGCTGCCCCGCGACTGGGCGCGCGTCGCCGCACCGCTTTACGGAGCGCGCGCCGCCCGCGTGCTGCACCTCGCGGCCGCGGCGACCGCGCTCGGCGTGATCGCCGGCCTCTACCTGCGCGGCATCGCGTTCGAGTACCGCGCGTCGTGGGAGAGCACGTTCCTCGGCGCCGAGCAGGTGCGCGCGCTGCTCGCCGTGACGTTCGCGCCGGGGTCGTGGGTCACCGGCATCCCCGTGCCCGATGTGGCGGCGATCGAGGCGATCCGCGCGCCCGAGAGCGAGAACGCCGCGATGTGGATGCATCTCATGGCCGCCACGGTCGCGCTCGTCGTCATCGTGCCGCGGCTTGTGCTCGCGCTCGTCGCGGGGCTCGTCGAGCGGCGCCGGGCGAAGCGCGTGGCGCTGCCGCTCGACGAGCCGTACTACCGCCGCCTCGTCGCGGCGTGGGTGGGCGAGCCGGCGCGGGTGCGCGTCATCCCGTACAGCTACACCCTCACGCCCGAGGCGCGGGCAGGGCTCGAGGCCGTGCTCGCCCGGGCGTACGGAAACGCTGCCCCGACGATCGATGCGCCCCTCGCGTGGGGTGATGACGTCGAGCAGAGCCAGGCGATGGATGCCGCGGGCACGGAGTTCGCGGCGGCTGGCGAGATCCGCCTGCCGCTGTTCAGCCTCACGGCCACGCCCGAGGAGGATGCGCACGGGGCGTTCCTCACGGCGCTCGGTGCCGGCGGCGGGGCCGGCCGTGCTGCGGCATCCGGAACCACTGTCGTGCTCGTCGACGAGTCGGCGTTCCTCGCGCGCTGGGGCGATGACGCCCGGCGACGCGACGAACGCCGCGCGGCGTGGCGCGAGCTGCTCGAGGCGCACGGCAGCGTTCCGGTGTTCGTCGATCTCGACGAGCCCGACCTGGCCGCGGCCGAGGCGGAGCTCGCCGCCGCGGCATCCGGTCACGACGGCGGCAGCGGCGCCACGCCCGACGCGAGGGGGCGGACATGA
- a CDS encoding HNH endonuclease signature motif containing protein produces the protein MTDPAVFRFAMPKPVRITGRSSSITNSFVNGIIPVVIPTADQIDEALRILGMQDAVRCAYCGDTASEWDHLRPLVMGKQPTGYISEIHNLVPACGKCNQSKGNKPWREWMFSSARLSPATRGVRGLAERAERLDAYEQWQTPTRIDFGSVVGDELWAQHWRNHAAILQAMRDAEITVELIRKRVAGASTGQ, from the coding sequence GTGACCGACCCCGCAGTGTTCCGATTCGCCATGCCGAAGCCGGTCCGGATCACCGGCCGCTCATCAAGCATCACGAACTCGTTCGTGAACGGAATCATTCCAGTCGTGATTCCCACCGCTGACCAGATCGACGAGGCGTTGCGGATCCTTGGAATGCAGGATGCGGTGAGGTGCGCGTACTGCGGGGATACGGCGAGCGAATGGGATCATCTTCGCCCCCTTGTCATGGGGAAGCAACCAACCGGCTACATCTCGGAGATACACAACCTCGTGCCTGCTTGCGGCAAGTGCAATCAGAGCAAAGGCAACAAGCCATGGCGCGAGTGGATGTTCAGCTCGGCTCGCCTGTCGCCCGCTACCCGCGGAGTCAGGGGGCTGGCAGAACGCGCGGAGCGCCTTGATGCGTACGAACAGTGGCAAACTCCTACCCGCATCGATTTCGGATCGGTTGTGGGTGACGAGTTGTGGGCTCAGCATTGGCGCAATCACGCTGCCATCCTGCAAGCCATGCGGGACGCCGAGATCACGGTGGAGTTGATCCGCAAGCGAGTCGCGGGCGCAAGCACTGGCCAATAG
- a CDS encoding G5 domain-containing protein, with product MGILDENRPKQRMPGAGRVRKQGGPVRVGAALVAMVVSVALLAGCVAADQDDAGGRTKSATSEPTPTSMRTVKQEETREAVPFTSTTIAEPSLDIGTLVVATPGQDGERVITYEVVYEEGREVGRTVVSDVVSVAPVQEIRAEGSRVPPPPPPPVPAGGCDPNYSGPCVPVAFDVDCAGGSGDGPAYVSGPVQIIGDDPYDLDRDGDGIACD from the coding sequence ATGGGCATCCTCGATGAGAATCGTCCGAAGCAGCGCATGCCGGGAGCGGGGCGTGTTCGCAAGCAAGGCGGTCCGGTGCGGGTCGGGGCGGCTCTGGTCGCGATGGTGGTGTCCGTTGCCCTGCTCGCAGGTTGCGTCGCTGCCGATCAAGACGACGCGGGCGGCCGCACCAAGTCCGCGACTTCTGAGCCCACGCCCACCTCAATGAGAACAGTGAAGCAAGAGGAAACGCGAGAGGCCGTTCCGTTCACGTCGACGACGATCGCAGAGCCGAGCCTCGACATCGGCACTCTCGTGGTCGCGACGCCTGGCCAGGACGGCGAACGGGTGATCACCTACGAAGTCGTCTACGAAGAGGGCCGAGAAGTCGGGCGCACGGTTGTCAGCGATGTGGTGAGCGTGGCACCGGTGCAGGAGATTCGAGCGGAAGGCAGTCGGGTGCCACCCCCGCCCCCGCCGCCCGTGCCAGCGGGAGGATGCGACCCCAATTACAGCGGCCCGTGCGTGCCGGTGGCGTTCGACGTGGATTGCGCAGGTGGCAGCGGCGATGGTCCCGCCTATGTGAGCGGGCCTGTGCAGATCATCGGTGACGACCCCTATGACCTCGACCGCGACGGCGACGGCATCGCCTGCGACTGA
- a CDS encoding nucleotidyltransferase family protein: MPYERFVASQVAGERVPPAGRQRTASHLLDELRRRRALIERLARANRIASVQVFGSVARGDETPSSDIDFLVEPQDDASHFDLAQFELDMESLFERPVDVVSRRALHADRDRSVLDEAIDL; the protein is encoded by the coding sequence GTGCCCTATGAGCGCTTCGTCGCAAGCCAAGTCGCGGGCGAGCGCGTCCCGCCGGCCGGGCGTCAGCGAACGGCCAGCCACCTGCTCGACGAGCTCCGCCGTCGCCGCGCGCTCATCGAACGCCTCGCGCGCGCCAACCGCATCGCGTCGGTCCAGGTCTTCGGCTCGGTCGCGCGTGGCGACGAGACGCCGTCGAGCGATATCGATTTTCTGGTGGAGCCACAGGATGACGCGTCCCACTTCGATCTCGCCCAGTTCGAACTCGACATGGAGTCGCTGTTCGAACGACCTGTCGACGTGGTCTCGCGCCGCGCACTGCACGCCGATCGCGATCGATCGGTTCTTGACGAGGCGATCGATCTTTGA
- a CDS encoding response regulator transcription factor: MRLLIADDEHLIRGALVALLGLEPDIEVVATAENGVIAVEQAIATRPDVCLLDLEMPEADGLEAATRILAAVPTRVVIVTRHARPGVLRRALASKVSGFVPKSTPAEDLAHVIRDVAAGRRYVDPEIAATALTAERCPLTDRELDALRYSRSTMSVQQIADRLHLASGTVRNYLSSAMTKLGAASRHEAAERAWEQGWI; this comes from the coding sequence ATCCGGCTGCTCATCGCCGACGACGAGCACCTGATTCGCGGGGCGCTCGTGGCGCTGCTCGGCCTGGAGCCCGACATCGAGGTGGTGGCGACCGCCGAGAACGGCGTCATCGCCGTCGAGCAGGCGATCGCGACCCGGCCTGACGTGTGCCTGCTCGACCTCGAGATGCCCGAGGCCGACGGGCTCGAGGCCGCGACGCGCATCCTCGCGGCCGTGCCGACCCGCGTCGTCATCGTGACCCGGCACGCGCGGCCTGGGGTGCTGCGCCGCGCGCTCGCGTCGAAGGTCTCGGGGTTCGTGCCGAAGTCGACGCCTGCCGAAGACCTCGCGCACGTCATCCGTGACGTCGCCGCGGGCCGCAGGTACGTCGACCCCGAGATCGCGGCGACCGCGCTCACCGCCGAGCGCTGCCCGCTCACCGACCGGGAGCTCGACGCGCTGCGCTACAGCCGGTCGACGATGAGCGTGCAGCAGATCGCCGACCGGCTGCACCTGGCGTCGGGCACCGTGCGCAACTACCTCTCATCGGCGATGACGAAGCTCGGCGCGGCGTCGCGGCACGAAGCCGCCGAGCGGGCGTGGGAGCAGGGCTGGATCTAG
- a CDS encoding sensor histidine kinase codes for MPSEHSRSVHTTWLYTLSSVVFFVGFFVGFVALIMLEAYSNAPSALGAALIVLQLVAGAALIRFCWFLQVGRGGGLPGAAWTIALFVPAVTAWVLGLFSPGYELIAATSLWAACCLVVCLMPKPWRWPALGASAIVFVAHPVIATVALDAPFPYATGGSAWAISIYALTLPFMLLSSLWWWEIVVELDRHRRSAAELAVTQERLRFASDLHDIQGHHLQVISLKSELAERLLERDPVAAREHIHEVRLIAKEALEATRSLVAGYRQVSLADELENAREVLTAAGAECELRLGELPTDATTRSALASVVREATTNILRHSAATRVSIVLSRGTGAGRCELVIANDGASAEAVRGSGAAASGLAGLRERLAAVGGTIETSTDASSARFELRVSVPVAAEVTA; via the coding sequence ATGCCATCCGAGCACTCCCGCAGCGTGCACACCACGTGGCTGTACACGCTCTCGTCGGTCGTGTTCTTCGTCGGCTTCTTCGTGGGCTTCGTGGCCCTCATCATGCTCGAGGCCTACTCGAACGCGCCGAGCGCCCTCGGAGCTGCGCTCATCGTGCTGCAGCTGGTCGCGGGTGCGGCGCTGATCCGGTTCTGCTGGTTCCTGCAGGTGGGTCGTGGCGGCGGACTCCCCGGCGCCGCATGGACGATCGCGCTCTTCGTTCCCGCTGTAACGGCCTGGGTGCTGGGGCTCTTCTCGCCGGGCTACGAGCTCATCGCAGCGACCTCGCTGTGGGCGGCGTGCTGCCTCGTCGTGTGCCTGATGCCGAAGCCCTGGCGCTGGCCCGCGCTCGGGGCATCCGCCATCGTCTTCGTCGCCCACCCCGTGATCGCAACCGTCGCGCTCGACGCTCCCTTCCCGTATGCGACCGGCGGCTCCGCGTGGGCCATCAGCATCTACGCGCTGACCCTGCCGTTCATGCTGCTGTCGAGCCTGTGGTGGTGGGAGATCGTCGTCGAGCTCGATCGCCACCGTCGCAGCGCCGCCGAGCTCGCGGTGACGCAGGAGCGGCTGCGGTTCGCGTCAGACCTGCACGACATCCAGGGGCACCACCTGCAGGTCATATCGCTGAAGTCCGAGCTCGCCGAGCGCCTCCTCGAGCGCGATCCTGTCGCGGCTCGCGAGCACATCCACGAGGTGCGGCTCATCGCGAAGGAGGCCCTCGAAGCGACGCGCTCGCTCGTCGCCGGGTACCGCCAGGTGTCGCTCGCCGACGAGCTCGAGAACGCCCGCGAGGTGCTCACGGCCGCGGGCGCCGAGTGCGAGCTGCGGCTCGGCGAGTTGCCGACGGATGCCACGACGCGCAGTGCCCTCGCGTCGGTCGTGCGCGAGGCGACGACGAACATCCTGCGGCACAGCGCGGCGACGCGGGTGTCGATCGTGCTGTCGCGCGGGACGGGTGCCGGACGCTGCGAGCTCGTCATCGCGAACGACGGTGCATCGGCCGAGGCCGTGCGGGGGTCGGGCGCTGCGGCATCCGGGCTCGCCGGCCTGCGCGAGCGGCTCGCGGCCGTCGGCGGAACGATCGAGACGTCGACGGATGCCTCGAGCGCCCGCTTCGAGCTTCGGGTGTCGGTGCCCGTGGCCGCCGAGGTCACTGCGTGA